A region from the Methanofastidiosum sp. genome encodes:
- a CDS encoding VRR-NUC domain-containing protein has translation MKKEKQKKYKREEQNLVKAVLEYLYYKGFIAIRNNSGVIFIGNGERKRAIRVGLSGSADIIACSPKGNFVAIECKSKKGKLTNKQKEFLDKVKTLGGVALIVRSLDDVINYFE, from the coding sequence GTGAAAAAAGAAAAACAAAAAAAATACAAAAGAGAAGAGCAAAACTTAGTTAAAGCTGTTTTGGAATATTTGTATTACAAAGGTTTTATTGCAATAAGAAATAATTCAGGCGTTATATTTATTGGCAATGGAGAACGGAAAAGAGCAATAAGAGTTGGACTTTCTGGAAGTGCAGACATTATTGCCTGTTCTCCTAAAGGAAATTTCGTTGCGATTGAGTGTAAAAGCAAGAAAGGGAAACTTACCAACAAACAGAAGGAGTTTTTGGATAAAGTAAAAACACTTGGTGGTGTAGCTTTAATAGTGAGAAGTTTGGATGATGTAATAAACTATTTTGAATAA
- a CDS encoding lytic transglycosylase domain-containing protein, with the protein MHWLPCRSQCILFCFVLFLPLLLLFFPSFPDSAEYNRYNTSYEQISQCIQSAGNYYRVNPLLLWGIAKVESGFNPFALNKNANGTYDIGIMQINSSWIPTLKNYGLYDTKQLWDPCYNIYVGAWVLKQCIDRHGYTWEAVGCYNAVSTTKRVKYANKVYKVLEPYLKKQ; encoded by the coding sequence ATGCATTGGCTACCTTGCCGTAGCCAATGCATTTTATTCTGTTTTGTCCTTTTTCTCCCCCTACTCTTATTATTCTTTCCATCTTTTCCTGATTCCGCTGAATACAATCGATACAACACTTCATATGAGCAGATTTCTCAGTGCATTCAGTCTGCTGGAAACTACTACAGAGTAAATCCCTTGTTACTATGGGGGATTGCAAAGGTAGAATCAGGCTTTAATCCGTTTGCACTCAATAAAAACGCAAATGGAACTTACGACATTGGAATTATGCAAATTAATTCAAGCTGGATTCCAACCTTAAAAAATTATGGGCTTTACGATACAAAACAACTTTGGGATCCTTGCTACAACATCTACGTAGGTGCTTGGGTACTAAAGCAATGCATTGACAGACACGGTTATACTTGGGAGGCAGTAGGATGTTACAACGCAGTATCCACGACAAAGAGAGTAAAGTATGCAAATAAAGTGTACAAAGTACTTGAGCCTTATTTGAAAAAGCAATAA